A genomic region of Deinococcus metalli contains the following coding sequences:
- a CDS encoding ABC transporter substrate-binding protein — protein sequence MRRTLTIAAALTATLAASLAQAKNITVWVIDGTSERPYFLQLEKAFNAANSSKGITAKVTPIPNINDALKAGFLSKKLPDVIMLDGPNMANYVWSGQLAPLNPYLDKALLSDLLPAIKDQGTYSPDGKMYSISPYDSTVLLWGNKKYLKEAGVRIPTSVKDAWTLTEFQDALSKLSKVKGVTWPLDLKLNYSGEWLSYGFAPFLQSCGADLINRKTWQATGTVNSPAAIKILTTLQDWKKKNWIVPQSGGDNRFFGDKTAALVWVGNWMWRDHKAGLKDDLVLIPAPKFCGNKQASPNGGWSWAIPASSANKADAGTFINFAMSTNQVAQYADITGYIPARKSATPLSKVYGKGGEGELMAEQAAAIAVVRPVHPAYPVISKSFGDAVLNILNGADVKSELDKAADAIDKDIAANKGYPPFNKK from the coding sequence ATGCGCCGTACCCTCACCATCGCTGCCGCCCTCACCGCCACCCTCGCCGCCTCCCTGGCTCAGGCCAAAAACATCACCGTGTGGGTCATCGACGGCACCTCCGAGCGCCCCTACTTCCTCCAACTCGAAAAGGCCTTCAACGCGGCCAATTCCAGCAAGGGCATCACCGCCAAGGTCACGCCCATCCCCAACATCAACGACGCCCTCAAGGCCGGCTTCCTCAGCAAGAAACTCCCCGACGTCATCATGCTCGACGGCCCCAACATGGCCAACTACGTGTGGTCCGGCCAGCTCGCGCCCCTCAACCCCTACCTCGACAAGGCCCTGTTGAGCGACCTGCTTCCGGCCATCAAGGACCAGGGCACGTACAGCCCGGACGGCAAGATGTACTCCATCAGCCCCTACGACTCCACCGTGCTGCTGTGGGGCAACAAGAAGTACCTGAAGGAAGCCGGCGTACGCATCCCCACGAGCGTCAAGGACGCGTGGACGCTCACCGAGTTCCAGGACGCGTTGAGCAAACTCAGCAAGGTCAAGGGTGTCACGTGGCCCCTGGACCTCAAGCTGAACTACAGCGGCGAGTGGCTCAGCTACGGCTTCGCCCCCTTCCTGCAATCCTGCGGGGCCGACCTGATCAACCGCAAGACCTGGCAGGCCACCGGCACGGTGAACTCCCCGGCCGCCATCAAGATCCTCACCACCCTGCAGGACTGGAAAAAGAAGAACTGGATCGTGCCCCAGAGCGGCGGCGACAACCGCTTCTTTGGCGACAAGACCGCGGCCCTCGTGTGGGTGGGCAACTGGATGTGGCGCGATCACAAAGCCGGCCTCAAGGACGACCTGGTGCTGATCCCCGCCCCAAAATTCTGCGGCAACAAGCAGGCCTCGCCGAACGGTGGGTGGAGCTGGGCCATTCCGGCCAGCTCGGCCAACAAGGCGGACGCCGGCACCTTCATCAACTTCGCCATGTCCACCAACCAGGTCGCGCAGTACGCCGACATCACCGGCTACATCCCCGCCCGCAAGTCCGCCACGCCCCTGAGCAAGGTGTACGGCAAGGGCGGCGAGGGCGAACTGATGGCTGAGCAGGCCGCCGCCATCGCCGTGGTGCGCCCTGTGCACCCGGCCTACCCGGTGATCTCGAAGTCGTTCGGGGACGCGGTCCTGAACATCCTGAACGGCGCAGACGTGAAGTCCGAACTCGACAAGGCCGCGGAC
- a CDS encoding LacI family DNA-binding transcriptional regulator, giving the protein MKLSDVAHHAGVSVPTVSRVLRGVPNVAPELKAKVEHSVTVLGYRPNRLAKSLREQRTNIIGYLTAGTVATFHNILAQGIQDAAIEQGYAVITGHGSSVEREIMYAQIFEGYQVDGLIVVPSSDTDPYLEVVSGYLPVVEVDRTIGSFSCHAVLLDNRGAIGQAVDHLVELGHRNIGLIYGDAPVSTEVERREGFLERLAVHGLPVNPAHLASDVFSEDGGVRAATHLLTQKSPPTALITTTNEMLAGAVQAIRHLGLRLPHDVSLIGMDDTRWARLMDPPLTVIAQPAYDMGYKAGQLLIKALDDSAAHPAEPRVQRLSAQLIVRSSTAPPKEASPMTS; this is encoded by the coding sequence GTGAAGCTGTCCGACGTCGCACACCACGCCGGGGTCTCGGTTCCCACTGTGAGCCGTGTGCTCCGGGGGGTGCCGAATGTCGCCCCCGAACTCAAGGCAAAAGTCGAACACTCCGTGACTGTCCTGGGCTACCGGCCCAATCGCCTCGCCAAGAGCCTGCGAGAACAACGCACCAACATCATCGGATACCTCACCGCCGGCACCGTCGCCACATTCCACAACATCCTCGCACAGGGCATCCAGGACGCCGCCATCGAACAGGGCTACGCGGTCATCACCGGTCACGGCAGCTCCGTCGAGCGCGAGATCATGTACGCGCAGATCTTCGAGGGCTACCAGGTGGACGGGCTGATCGTCGTGCCCTCCTCCGATACCGATCCCTACCTGGAAGTTGTTTCTGGCTACCTCCCCGTCGTCGAAGTCGACCGCACCATCGGCTCGTTCAGCTGTCACGCGGTGCTGCTCGACAACCGGGGGGCCATCGGCCAGGCCGTCGATCACCTCGTGGAGCTCGGACACCGCAACATCGGTCTGATCTACGGTGACGCGCCCGTCAGCACGGAAGTCGAGCGGCGTGAAGGCTTCCTGGAGCGCCTGGCCGTCCACGGCCTGCCCGTCAACCCGGCCCACCTCGCCTCGGACGTGTTCTCCGAGGACGGTGGCGTGCGCGCCGCCACTCACCTGCTCACGCAGAAATCGCCCCCCACTGCCCTGATCACCACTACCAACGAAATGCTGGCCGGCGCCGTTCAGGCCATCCGGCACCTCGGCCTGCGACTGCCCCACGACGTTTCCCTCATCGGTATGGACGACACCCGCTGGGCCAGACTGATGGACCCACCCCTCACAGTCATCGCGCAGCCCGCATACGACATGGGCTATAAGGCCGGCCAACTTCTTATCAAGGCTCTCGACGACTCGGCAGCACATCCCGCTGAACCCCGCGTCCAACGGCTTTCCGCTCAACTCATTGTGCGTTCCTCGACAGCGCCCCCAAAGGAGGCTTCTCCGATGACCTCTTAA
- the dnaE gene encoding DNA polymerase III subunit alpha → MDGLGTLLACQSYFSEGRATVSPGRLVRQAKAAGFTAVSLVDWCSVAGAVELCAAAKGTGIRAIIGTTLPILFPGHGNAPPEVFPLVLLATNRDGYAALCHLITEARQADPFHVSLEQVDVVAGACPNGLVCLTGGRLGFPTVLGERRDLARATDLLRRLRLTFRFRLYVQLFHGEAPQERRRLAYLRGLARDLELPVVAAPEVCMAEAEDYPLLDALTCARLGIDVDTPHVERPRNEARAVGTPADWGALLPFPDALENAEKLAQECVFELLPERLHSPPPLLRPFQTAQNALEERVYAALELYPPDRRVDATVRLRHELDTVAQLDMAGFFLTAAEVTDYCRQHGILAAGRGSAAGSMLCHLLGITLSDPLKHNLLFERFLHTGRTSMPDVDIDIASSRRDQVLRWVEERWGAEGAGEAMVANRITYRLPSAVQDLGRALGLPPELRDRLSRALGRDYRHHRPHRARQATVVFDEVLGDAPVKTALLNLLERMEPKFVRHLAPHSGGVVLGGEALTRYSPLTRSSGGIRMLTFDKDDVEALGLIKLDLLGLRMLAALERAREEVLRLTGTWLPFGDLPDDPGVWQEISSGDTMGLFQIESPAQVQMTARLQPRDMTQLAHQIALVRPGPIQSGTVHPYVRRARGEEPVPEQPEPLRSILAATYGTLMFQEQILRIAVHYAGYSWPDSDRFRSRLSKTEDETELTELKTIFVSGAALTCGAFPDEAEAVFDMCAAFRGYGFAESHAHAFAQHAYASAYLRRHHPAAFLAGLLTEAPGMWSAGTISQDFRRRGVQLRPVCVNRSGVSYRAESARAVRVPLTAVDGLSADTARAIVQERLVHGKFSSVEDFYDRVAVKRDALEQLVKAGAFDAIDTQHNRREAYYVLHTLVNARPSGTNSLLVPIVDPPTLPELAPGDVLLLDLRTKGVSETGRHPLDAHRARLRDLGCEALAGLKHGAEVWAAGVIVAKQRPPTAKGFAFYVLEDSSGRVQAIISPDLWETHRILLRDAQALIVQGQVTRMGRAVTLKVGRVTELPLGRLQPADAAD, encoded by the coding sequence ATGGATGGACTGGGCACCCTGCTCGCGTGCCAGTCGTATTTCAGCGAGGGCCGCGCCACGGTCAGCCCGGGCCGACTGGTACGGCAGGCGAAGGCCGCCGGCTTCACTGCGGTCAGCCTGGTGGACTGGTGCAGCGTGGCCGGCGCCGTCGAACTCTGCGCGGCCGCGAAGGGCACTGGGATACGGGCCATTATCGGCACGACGCTGCCGATCCTGTTCCCCGGCCACGGCAACGCTCCACCAGAAGTCTTCCCGCTGGTGCTGCTCGCCACGAACCGGGACGGGTACGCGGCGCTGTGCCACCTGATCACCGAAGCCCGGCAGGCCGATCCCTTCCACGTGTCGCTGGAACAGGTGGACGTGGTCGCGGGAGCGTGCCCCAACGGCCTCGTGTGCCTCACAGGTGGGCGGCTGGGGTTCCCTACGGTGCTGGGCGAGCGCCGGGACTTGGCCCGGGCGACGGACCTCCTGCGGCGGTTACGTCTGACGTTCCGGTTCCGGCTGTACGTGCAGCTGTTTCACGGCGAGGCGCCGCAGGAGCGCCGCCGGCTCGCGTACCTGCGGGGCCTGGCACGCGACCTCGAACTGCCAGTGGTGGCCGCGCCGGAGGTCTGCATGGCCGAGGCAGAGGATTACCCGCTGCTGGACGCGTTGACGTGCGCCCGGCTGGGCATCGACGTCGACACGCCGCACGTCGAGCGGCCACGAAATGAGGCGCGGGCGGTCGGGACACCGGCGGACTGGGGGGCGCTCCTGCCCTTCCCGGACGCGCTGGAGAACGCCGAGAAGCTGGCCCAGGAGTGCGTGTTCGAGTTGCTACCCGAGAGGCTGCACAGCCCGCCACCGCTGCTGCGGCCGTTCCAGACCGCTCAGAACGCCCTGGAAGAGCGTGTTTACGCCGCCCTAGAGTTGTACCCACCTGATCGGCGCGTGGACGCCACCGTACGTCTTCGCCATGAACTGGACACCGTCGCTCAGCTCGACATGGCCGGGTTCTTCCTGACAGCGGCCGAGGTCACCGATTACTGCCGGCAGCACGGGATTCTCGCCGCCGGGCGGGGTTCGGCCGCAGGCTCCATGCTGTGCCACCTCCTCGGCATCACGCTGAGCGATCCCCTGAAGCACAACCTGCTCTTCGAGCGCTTCCTCCACACGGGGCGCACGTCCATGCCCGACGTGGACATCGACATCGCAAGCTCGCGGCGCGACCAGGTCCTGCGGTGGGTCGAAGAGCGCTGGGGCGCCGAGGGGGCGGGCGAGGCCATGGTCGCCAACCGCATCACGTACCGCCTGCCCTCAGCCGTGCAGGATCTGGGCCGGGCGCTCGGACTGCCGCCCGAACTGCGTGACCGGCTGAGTCGGGCCCTTGGGCGGGACTACCGGCACCACCGCCCCCACCGCGCGCGGCAGGCCACGGTCGTCTTCGACGAGGTGCTCGGCGACGCCCCCGTGAAGACCGCTCTCCTGAACTTGCTCGAGCGCATGGAGCCAAAGTTCGTGCGGCACCTCGCGCCGCACTCCGGCGGCGTGGTGCTGGGCGGCGAGGCGCTGACCCGCTACAGCCCACTGACCCGGTCCAGCGGCGGGATCCGGATGCTGACGTTCGATAAGGATGATGTAGAAGCGCTCGGCCTGATCAAGCTCGACCTGTTGGGATTGCGGATGCTCGCCGCTCTGGAGCGCGCCCGTGAAGAGGTGCTCCGACTGACCGGGACCTGGCTGCCCTTTGGTGACCTGCCCGATGATCCTGGTGTGTGGCAGGAGATCTCGTCCGGCGACACCATGGGCCTGTTTCAGATCGAGAGCCCGGCCCAGGTGCAGATGACGGCGCGGTTGCAGCCACGCGACATGACCCAGCTCGCCCACCAGATCGCCCTGGTCAGGCCCGGCCCGATCCAGTCCGGAACCGTGCACCCGTACGTGCGGCGCGCGCGCGGCGAGGAGCCTGTCCCGGAGCAGCCCGAACCGCTGAGGTCCATCCTGGCCGCCACGTACGGCACGCTGATGTTCCAGGAGCAGATCCTGCGGATCGCGGTGCATTACGCGGGCTACAGCTGGCCGGACTCCGACCGGTTCAGAAGCCGCCTGAGCAAGACCGAAGATGAGACGGAACTGACCGAGCTGAAAACCATCTTCGTCAGTGGGGCGGCACTGACCTGCGGAGCGTTCCCAGACGAAGCCGAAGCCGTCTTCGACATGTGCGCGGCGTTCAGGGGCTATGGGTTTGCCGAGTCGCATGCACACGCCTTCGCGCAGCACGCGTATGCGTCCGCCTACCTGCGCCGGCATCACCCGGCCGCGTTCCTGGCCGGGCTGCTGACCGAGGCACCGGGCATGTGGTCGGCCGGTACTATCAGCCAGGACTTCCGCCGGCGTGGGGTGCAGCTCAGGCCCGTGTGCGTGAATCGCTCAGGCGTGTCGTACCGCGCCGAGTCCGCGCGCGCCGTCCGAGTGCCGCTGACCGCCGTAGATGGCCTGAGTGCTGACACGGCGCGCGCCATCGTGCAGGAGCGGCTGGTGCACGGTAAGTTCTCGTCCGTCGAGGACTTCTACGACCGCGTGGCGGTGAAGCGCGATGCCCTAGAGCAGTTGGTGAAGGCCGGAGCTTTCGATGCCATCGACACCCAGCACAACCGGCGGGAGGCGTACTACGTGCTGCACACGCTCGTCAACGCGCGGCCATCTGGCACGAACAGCCTGCTCGTGCCGATCGTGGATCCCCCGACGCTCCCTGAACTGGCGCCAGGCGACGTGCTACTGCTCGACCTGCGAACCAAGGGAGTCAGTGAGACGGGGCGGCATCCCCTGGATGCGCACCGCGCGCGATTGCGTGATCTGGGCTGCGAGGCATTGGCTGGTCTGAAGCACGGCGCTGAGGTCTGGGCGGCGGGCGTGATCGTGGCGAAGCAGCGACCTCCGACGGCCAAAGGGTTCGCGTTCTACGTGCTGGAGGACAGCTCCGGCCGCGTGCAGGCGATCATCAGCCCGGATCTGTGGGAGACGCACCGTATCCTGCTCCGCGACGCGCAGGCGCTGATCGTGCAGGGGCAGGTCACGCGCATGGGGCGGGCAGTGACGCTCAAAGTCGGGCGCGTGACTGAACTGCCGCTGGGCCGCCTCCAGCCAGCCGACGCTGCGGACTGA
- a CDS encoding Y-family DNA polymerase gives MSAVSGQTRVACVLLAPWVLTLVEREHPGLPVAVLNEAGKVVHANAAATLSGVNVGMKEAAALSRCPELHAEVVRAPSAQAAWTELLETLYARYSDRVEGREPGVAYLALGVQGARDLAAALHAPVGHAGSVEVAHLAALRARPGEVREVASQPAGKAEEAFLALTPLEHLPALGLTPAHVERLRFLGLRGLADLLKWSAAQREAFLGVDIARGLQRFLKGQRTTVVGRHTPGQVIEASLSTDQPLMEPGEAQAALAELVPIVWAELRGRTCAYLTLHADTMGGRLSVTRRLKWPLDGTGLERLVVQGLQSSDALSLGVDRITVQLSGLAQPSRMVSLWTGVAELQVTTDVLQRFPDALVKVHWLDPFAYIADARYEWVDWLTGEVRPTPLTPPRPAPASRARRHETAVNRVLAFFEGASL, from the coding sequence GTGAGCGCGGTGTCCGGCCAGACGCGCGTCGCCTGCGTCCTGCTCGCGCCGTGGGTCCTGACGCTGGTCGAGCGCGAGCACCCCGGTTTGCCGGTGGCGGTGTTGAACGAGGCCGGGAAGGTCGTGCACGCTAACGCCGCGGCGACGCTCAGCGGCGTGAACGTGGGCATGAAGGAGGCGGCCGCGCTCTCCCGCTGCCCGGAGCTGCACGCCGAGGTGGTGAGGGCCCCCAGCGCCCAGGCCGCGTGGACGGAACTGCTCGAGACGCTGTATGCGCGGTACTCCGACCGGGTGGAGGGCCGGGAGCCGGGCGTCGCCTACCTGGCGCTGGGTGTCCAGGGGGCACGTGACCTCGCTGCGGCGCTCCACGCTCCGGTGGGTCACGCTGGCAGCGTGGAGGTCGCGCACCTCGCCGCACTGCGCGCCAGACCGGGTGAGGTGCGCGAGGTCGCATCACAGCCGGCTGGAAAGGCGGAAGAGGCGTTCCTGGCCCTGACGCCCCTCGAGCATCTCCCTGCCCTGGGGCTCACGCCCGCCCATGTCGAGCGCCTGCGCTTCCTGGGCCTACGGGGTCTGGCCGACCTGCTGAAGTGGAGCGCGGCCCAGCGCGAGGCGTTCCTCGGTGTGGATATCGCCAGGGGGCTGCAGCGCTTTCTGAAAGGCCAGCGGACAACAGTCGTGGGCCGGCACACGCCCGGCCAGGTCATCGAGGCCAGCCTGAGCACCGATCAGCCGCTGATGGAGCCGGGCGAGGCCCAGGCGGCCCTCGCGGAACTCGTCCCCATCGTCTGGGCCGAGCTGCGGGGGCGGACGTGCGCGTACCTCACCCTGCACGCGGACACCATGGGAGGGCGGCTCAGCGTCACCAGGCGGCTCAAGTGGCCACTTGATGGGACCGGCCTGGAACGGCTGGTAGTGCAGGGGCTCCAGAGCTCCGACGCGCTCTCCCTGGGCGTGGACCGGATCACCGTGCAGCTGAGCGGCCTCGCGCAGCCCTCGCGGATGGTCAGCCTGTGGACGGGCGTGGCCGAGTTGCAGGTCACGACCGACGTCCTGCAGCGCTTTCCCGACGCGCTGGTCAAGGTGCACTGGCTGGATCCCTTCGCGTACATCGCGGACGCCCGGTACGAGTGGGTGGACTGGCTCACCGGGGAGGTACGGCCCACGCCGCTCACGCCTCCGCGGCCGGCACCGGCGAGCCGTGCAAGGCGCCACGAGACTGCCGTGAACCGCGTGCTGGCCTTCTTCGAGGGGGCTTCTCTGTGA
- a CDS encoding LexA family protein: protein MPPELTPTRLQLLSVILRLGSRATLTQVARDRGVSKPAISKQIAALQTLGYLEANPDRYGPLTLTDLARRTLDVGIPIYGQIAAGRPTLADQAPDDRTPDLETLLGMRDGDFLLRVTGDSMTGIGVLDGDYVIIRPTEQVNDGEVAVVLIPGDNAATLKRLYHFGQDIILRSENPAMVQMSFPADQVRVQGRMVGRVGVGVPRVSARRE, encoded by the coding sequence ATGCCCCCCGAACTCACCCCCACCCGCCTCCAGCTCCTGAGCGTGATCCTGCGCCTCGGATCCCGCGCCACCCTCACGCAGGTCGCCCGCGACCGCGGTGTCAGCAAACCCGCCATCTCCAAGCAGATCGCCGCGCTGCAGACCCTGGGCTACCTCGAGGCCAACCCCGACCGCTACGGTCCCCTGACGCTGACCGACCTCGCCCGCCGCACGCTGGACGTCGGCATCCCCATCTACGGACAGATCGCCGCCGGCCGGCCGACCCTCGCTGACCAGGCCCCCGACGACCGCACGCCCGACCTCGAGACGCTGCTCGGCATGCGCGACGGGGACTTCCTGCTGCGGGTCACCGGCGACAGCATGACCGGCATCGGCGTGCTCGACGGCGATTACGTGATCATCCGCCCTACCGAACAGGTCAACGACGGTGAGGTCGCGGTCGTCCTGATTCCCGGTGACAACGCCGCGACCCTCAAGCGCCTGTACCACTTCGGGCAGGACATCATCCTGCGCTCGGAGAACCCGGCCATGGTGCAGATGAGCTTCCCGGCGGATCAGGTGCGGGTGCAGGGCCGCATGGTCGGCCGGGTGGGGGTCGGCGTGCCGCGCGTGAGCGCCCGGCGGGAGTGA
- a CDS encoding winged helix-turn-helix domain-containing protein, whose protein sequence is MPHYDGSSGLFQVHDARQAELLFDERTRRLLAPFVGHDRTASQVAALLGTPLNSLLRGVRLLLDAGLLTVTREEKRAGRPVRHYRAVAERFALPYALTPAETPEALLAAEHAGPEARLRQGLVGAGLELVRQQQGVVGVHAVMDGPRLVLRNAVGPDAPWNFLDPAAPAMVDYWLEDLRLDFEEAKALQAELCELFARYRRRTGQQAYTLRLALAPQAPT, encoded by the coding sequence ATGCCTCACTATGATGGAAGTAGCGGGCTTTTTCAGGTGCACGACGCGCGACAGGCTGAGTTGCTCTTCGACGAGCGGACGCGGCGCCTGCTGGCTCCATTCGTAGGGCACGACCGGACGGCGAGCCAGGTGGCCGCGCTCCTGGGGACGCCCCTCAACTCACTGCTGCGCGGCGTGCGTCTCCTGCTCGACGCTGGCCTGCTCACCGTAACCCGCGAGGAGAAACGGGCCGGGCGACCTGTTCGGCACTACCGGGCGGTGGCCGAACGCTTCGCCCTGCCCTACGCGCTCACGCCCGCTGAGACGCCCGAAGCGCTGCTGGCCGCAGAGCACGCCGGGCCGGAGGCGCGGCTGCGCCAGGGTCTGGTAGGAGCGGGCCTGGAACTCGTGCGGCAGCAGCAGGGCGTCGTGGGCGTCCATGCCGTGATGGATGGGCCGCGGCTCGTGCTCAGGAACGCCGTGGGTCCGGACGCGCCCTGGAACTTCCTCGACCCGGCCGCACCGGCGATGGTGGACTACTGGCTGGAAGACCTGCGGCTCGATTTCGAGGAGGCCAAAGCCCTGCAGGCCGAGTTGTGCGAGCTGTTCGCGCGCTACCGACGCCGGACGGGCCAACAGGCGTACACGCTGCGTCTGGCGCTGGCCCCGCAAGCGCCCACGTAG
- a CDS encoding N-acyl homoserine lactonase family protein, with the protein MRIHAVRTGFVQIKRSQQLGVGHGLARRVRPFLDPTWTEWLPTLAWVIEHPEGVIVVDTGSASGDAHLRSWHPYHRFDVRFQVGPQDELGPHLRALGIEARDVANVVLTHLHMDHGAGLPHLAGRPTLVHEGELRAAHGLAGRLQGYLPGQWGPAFRPHALTWTDARFGPFDRTAPITQAGDVLAIPTPGHTPHHVSVVVRGDVDILLAGDASYTQDALLTGQVDGVSPDEGQARATLARIRVLAHERPLVYLPTHDPDSAARLLGKTVVPQ; encoded by the coding sequence ATGCGTATCCACGCCGTCCGTACCGGCTTCGTGCAGATCAAGCGTTCCCAACAACTCGGGGTGGGACACGGGCTCGCCCGAAGGGTGCGCCCCTTTCTCGATCCCACCTGGACGGAGTGGCTGCCGACCCTCGCATGGGTCATCGAGCACCCCGAGGGCGTCATCGTCGTTGACACCGGCTCGGCCTCGGGCGACGCGCACCTGAGGTCCTGGCACCCCTACCACCGCTTCGACGTGCGCTTCCAGGTCGGGCCTCAGGACGAACTCGGACCGCACCTGCGCGCCCTCGGTATCGAGGCGCGCGATGTGGCGAACGTCGTTCTCACGCACCTGCACATGGATCACGGCGCAGGCCTGCCGCACCTGGCGGGACGACCGACGCTCGTGCATGAAGGCGAACTGCGCGCGGCTCACGGCCTTGCCGGGAGGCTTCAGGGCTACCTGCCGGGCCAGTGGGGCCCAGCGTTTCGTCCGCACGCCTTGACGTGGACAGACGCGCGTTTCGGTCCGTTCGACCGCACCGCGCCGATCACGCAGGCTGGGGATGTACTGGCCATACCGACGCCCGGCCACACACCACACCACGTCTCGGTGGTCGTGCGCGGCGACGTGGATATCCTGCTGGCGGGCGACGCGTCATACACGCAGGATGCGCTGTTGACTGGGCAGGTGGACGGCGTCAGTCCGGATGAGGGGCAGGCCCGGGCCACGCTGGCCCGGATCCGGGTCCTTGCCCACGAGCGCCCACTCGTGTATCTGCCGACCCACGACCCCGACTCGGCGGCGCGCCTCCTGGGAAAGACTGTGGTTCCGCAATGA
- a CDS encoding Ig-like domain-containing protein: MNEGRTPALLLLGLTLSACGGGTSGPTSGAPELLAISPADGAVGVHNDTNIELSFSQSMNRASVEAAYVSFSEGLRREQVTFVWNANSTKVTIDPKTDLKYADGTAAPITYAFLVGASAAGQSGKTLNETEASFKTARRFTATLGSQAALDGYTSGHEAAYSNNVVGFSPARTGGMTDMLPDVGSATVSVRAFYSFDLSGVPLSVAPDDISAATLSLEQVNVYPATAYANMSTAAEHLILEHVNYGAQLTTSDFGTPALDLVTSSFSTDATYTRRSADVLAQIRNDLANRADRGNRAQFRLRFPKDQPEGNYGFAEFATAEDAARAPGLEIHYLAP, translated from the coding sequence ATGAACGAAGGTCGCACGCCGGCACTGCTGCTCCTGGGCCTCACTCTGAGCGCGTGTGGTGGAGGAACGTCCGGCCCCACAAGCGGCGCGCCGGAACTTCTGGCCATCAGTCCCGCCGACGGGGCGGTGGGCGTGCACAACGACACGAACATCGAGCTGAGTTTCAGCCAGTCCATGAACCGCGCCTCCGTCGAAGCGGCGTACGTGTCGTTCTCGGAGGGCCTGCGCCGTGAGCAGGTCACGTTCGTGTGGAACGCCAACAGCACGAAGGTCACGATCGACCCGAAGACCGACCTCAAGTACGCCGACGGCACCGCCGCCCCGATCACCTACGCGTTCCTGGTGGGGGCGAGCGCCGCTGGCCAGTCCGGGAAGACCCTGAACGAGACCGAGGCCAGTTTCAAGACGGCCCGGCGCTTCACGGCCACGCTGGGCAGCCAGGCCGCCCTGGACGGGTACACCTCCGGTCACGAGGCGGCGTATTCGAACAACGTGGTCGGATTCAGCCCAGCCCGGACCGGAGGCATGACGGACATGCTGCCGGACGTTGGAAGCGCCACGGTCTCAGTGCGGGCGTTCTACAGTTTCGATCTGTCTGGGGTGCCACTCAGCGTTGCTCCGGACGACATCTCGGCCGCCACGCTGAGCCTGGAGCAGGTCAACGTGTATCCGGCGACCGCCTACGCCAATATGAGCACGGCGGCCGAACATCTGATTCTCGAACACGTGAACTACGGCGCTCAGCTCACCACGTCGGATTTCGGCACCCCGGCGCTGGATCTGGTCACCTCCTCCTTCTCGACCGACGCCACCTACACCCGGCGAAGTGCGGATGTGCTGGCCCAGATTCGTAACGACCTCGCCAACCGGGCCGACCGGGGGAACCGGGCCCAGTTCCGTCTGCGGTTCCCGAAGGATCAGCCTGAGGGCAATTACGGCTTCGCCGAGTTCGCCACGGCCGAGGACGCGGCCCGTGCTCCTGGTCTGGAGATCCATTACCTGGCTCCATGA